A segment of the Syntrophales bacterium genome:
GGCATGTTCCCCGCCTTTCTCGCACTTGCCGAATGGAAGGGGGAAAGCGGAGCCGATTTCCTGACTGCCTATATCATCGCTTTCAAAGTTGCTGCTCTTATTGGAGCCTGCACCGGCATGGAACAATACTCTGCGGGATTGCATACAACGTCCACTATCGGACATCTGGCTTCTGCCGCAGGCTGTGCTCGATTGTTGAAACTGACTGAACAGCAAACCATTTACGCCATGGGCATCGCCGGAACACTGTCATCCGGCTTAAAAATTGTATTTGGCACCATGACAAAAGCATTTCACGCCGGAAATGCTTCTCAAGCCGGCCTGAAGGCAGCCATACTGGCCAAAGATAACTTTACCTGTGCAGAAAACTTTCTGGAAGGCCCCGACGGCTATTTTCAAATTTACAAAGGGCAGATAAACGAAAAGGAGTTGAGTACGCTGGGCAAAACCTGGGATCTCGAAAATCTGGCCCAGAAATATCACGCCTCCTGTCACTTTACACATTCCGCCATTGAATCATTCACGGCTATTGTTAATGAAGAACGCTTATCCCGGGACGATATACAATCACTGAAGATATATTCATCACAGTTGGCCATGAATGCAGCTGGAAAGACAGAGCCAAAGACGGGATTGGAAGGCAAGTTCAGCATCCCCTATTGTGTGACAAACGCTCTTCTAAGAGGCGATACCGGCTTGCAAGCCTTTACTGACGAAAAGGTTAATGACCCGACGATAAAAGTCTTCATGGAAAAAATATCACTATTTTCGGATGACAGCCTTGAGCCAATGGAAGCAAGGGTCGAGATAGAGACAGACACCGGAACGATATTTTCACGGTCTTCCAATGTCTTTAGAGAAATACCTGAACTCGAAGAAAAAGAAGTTAGAATAAAAAGTAAATTCCAAAATATTTGCAGCCCTCTTCTGGGCAATCAAAAAACGGATTCGTTAATAGAAGCTGTTCTGTCTATGGAACAAGTGGATAATATGAGAGATTTTGTTTCAGTAAATCTCTCATAATTTTTTGGCATTTG
Coding sequences within it:
- a CDS encoding MmgE/PrpD family protein, with translation MSQKVKQPDGDFRIDWQGYNTDDPKKSEERVDVSPAGTEGIFIDLEPHDIQRIEEVKQMDKEKKSIELTKTIANFIVETKATDIPSDVYAHSKIAFLDWLGCTIAGMNNPLVDKLIRYANVMGGNEHATILCHNLKKTVTQAAIINGAASHVLDYDDTTTVDIRHASVGMFPAFLALAEWKGESGADFLTAYIIAFKVAALIGACTGMEQYSAGLHTTSTIGHLASAAGCARLLKLTEQQTIYAMGIAGTLSSGLKIVFGTMTKAFHAGNASQAGLKAAILAKDNFTCAENFLEGPDGYFQIYKGQINEKELSTLGKTWDLENLAQKYHASCHFTHSAIESFTAIVNEERLSRDDIQSLKIYSSQLAMNAAGKTEPKTGLEGKFSIPYCVTNALLRGDTGLQAFTDEKVNDPTIKVFMEKISLFSDDSLEPMEARVEIETDTGTIFSRSSNVFREIPELEEKEVRIKSKFQNICSPLLGNQKTDSLIEAVLSMEQVDNMRDFVSVNLS